A segment of the Streptomyces sp. Tu 2975 genome:
TCGTCGACGCAGGTCACCGAGGTGCCGGAGTCGAGCAGCTCGGTGCACAGGTGAGAACCGACGAAGCCCGCGCCACCGGTGACGACGGCGTGCTTCCACGTGCGCGAGAAGGCGGCGTTCATCGATTACCTCCGTACGTCCCGTGCGTCCTGCCGGGTCTTCCGGCCTGCGACCAGCGTCGGCCGCTCACGGTCACCGGGCCGCTTCACGTACTGCATTCGAGTGAGCTACGGAATGTGTCCACCGGACGGATGTCGCTCAGCCCGGTGAATGTCCGGCGTCTGGGTACCCGTCGCCGCATGACCTCTTCGAACCCTCTGGCCGTTGTCACGGGGGCGTCCGGTGGCATCGGTTTCGAACTGGCGAAACAGCTGGCCGAACGCGGTTACGACCTGATCGTCAACGCCGAGGACGACGCCCGGCTGCACCGGGCCGCAGAGCGGATACGCGCCGCCGGCACGGTGCAGGCGGTCCGTGCCGACCTGCGTGACCACGACGAGACCGAACGGCTCTACGCGGCGGTCTCCAGTACCGGTCGCCCGGTCGCGGTCGCCGCGCTCAACGCGGGCATCGGACGCGGCGGCGCGTTCCTCGACACCGACCTCGCCGACGAGCTCTCCGTCGTGGACCTCAATGTCAGATCGACGGTCCACCTGGCCAAACGCCTGCTGCGGGACATGGCCGACGCCGACGAGGGACGACTGCTCATCACCTCGTCCGTCGCCTCGACCATGCCGGGATCCTTCCAGGCGGTCTACAACGCCTCGAAGTCCTTCCTCCAGTCCTTCGCGCAGGCTCTGCGGAACGAGCTGCGGGACACCGGCGTCACCGTCACGTCGCTGATGCCCGGCCCCACGGAGACGGACTTCTTCCGCCGCGCCGGCATGGGGGACACCAAGGTCGGACAGCAGCCCAAGGACGATCCCGCGCTGGTCGCGAAACAAGGCCTGGACGCACTCATGGCCGGCACGGACAAGACCCTCGCGGGCTCGGCGAGGACCAAGGCGCAGGGACTCGCGGCCAAGGTGCTCCCGGACCGGCTCAAGGCGGCGGCACACCGCCGCATGGCCGAACCCGGCTCCGGCGACCGGCCGGGGAAAGCGGACGAGGAGACATGATGAAAGCACTGACCTGGCACGGAAAGCGCGACGTACGCGTGGAGACCGTCCCTGATCCCGAGATCCGCGATGCGACCGACGTGATCATCAAGGTGACGACGTCCGGGCTCTGCGGTTCCGACCTGCATCTGTACGAGCTCTTCGGGCCGTTCATCGACCCGGGCGACATCCTCGGGCACGAGCCGATGGGCGTGGTGGAGGAAGTGGGCTCCGAGGTCACCGCGGTACGGCCGGGCGACCGTGTCGTGGTGCCCTTCAACGTCTCGTGCGGCACCTGCTTCATGTGCGCGCAGGGCCTGCAGTCCCAGTGCGAGACCACCCAGGTCAGGGAACACGGCATGGGAGCCTCACTGTTCGGCTACACCAAGCTCTACGGACAGGTGCCCGGCGGGCAGGCCGAGTATCTGCGGGTCCCGTTCGGCAACACGCTGCCCATCAAGGTCCCCGACGGCCCGCCGGACGACAGGTTCGTCTATCTGTCCGACGTGCTGCCCACGTCGTGGCAGGCGGTCGAGTACGCGGCGGTGCCGCCCGGCGGCTCCGTGGTGGTGCTGGGACTCGGGCCGATCGGCGACATGTGCACCCGCGTCGCTGCGCACCGCGGCGCCGGCCTGGTGATCGGTATCGACCTGGTGCCGGAACGGCTCGAGCGGGCCAGGGCGCACGGCGTGCATACCCTCGACCTGGACGAGTACGGCGCCAAGGTCGCGGACGCGGTCCGTGATCTGACCGACGGCCGGGGGGCGGACGCGGTCATCGACGCGGTCGGCATGGAGGCCCACGGCGCGCCGGTGGCGAAGGCGGGGCAGCAGTTGACGACCCTGCTGCCGGGTGCGGTCGCCGCCCGGATGATGAAGCGCGTCGGCGTCGACAGCCTCTCCGCCCTGCACCTGGCGATCGAGCTGGTGCGTCGCGGCGGCACCGTGTCCCTCTCCGGCGTGTACGGCGGGATGGCGGACCCGATGCCGATGATGACCATGTTCGACAAGCAGGTGCAGCTGCGTATGGGGCAGGCCAACGTGTGGCGGTGGGTGGACGATCTGCTG
Coding sequences within it:
- a CDS encoding zinc-dependent alcohol dehydrogenase — encoded protein: MKALTWHGKRDVRVETVPDPEIRDATDVIIKVTTSGLCGSDLHLYELFGPFIDPGDILGHEPMGVVEEVGSEVTAVRPGDRVVVPFNVSCGTCFMCAQGLQSQCETTQVREHGMGASLFGYTKLYGQVPGGQAEYLRVPFGNTLPIKVPDGPPDDRFVYLSDVLPTSWQAVEYAAVPPGGSVVVLGLGPIGDMCTRVAAHRGAGLVIGIDLVPERLERARAHGVHTLDLDEYGAKVADAVRDLTDGRGADAVIDAVGMEAHGAPVAKAGQQLTTLLPGAVAARMMKRVGVDSLSALHLAIELVRRGGTVSLSGVYGGMADPMPMMTMFDKQVQLRMGQANVWRWVDDLLPLVTDGDPLGAEQFATHRVPLEKAPKAYEMFQKKQEGAVKVLFSP
- a CDS encoding SDR family NAD(P)-dependent oxidoreductase — its product is MTSSNPLAVVTGASGGIGFELAKQLAERGYDLIVNAEDDARLHRAAERIRAAGTVQAVRADLRDHDETERLYAAVSSTGRPVAVAALNAGIGRGGAFLDTDLADELSVVDLNVRSTVHLAKRLLRDMADADEGRLLITSSVASTMPGSFQAVYNASKSFLQSFAQALRNELRDTGVTVTSLMPGPTETDFFRRAGMGDTKVGQQPKDDPALVAKQGLDALMAGTDKTLAGSARTKAQGLAAKVLPDRLKAAAHRRMAEPGSGDRPGKADEET